The following nucleotide sequence is from Trifolium pratense cultivar HEN17-A07 linkage group LG2, ARS_RC_1.1, whole genome shotgun sequence.
TCTTACATTCCACAAGGTTTAACAGAAAGTTGCATCAGCATGTCAATCACAATGTCATGATAGATCAGGATCATCTTCATAATCAAAATCTTGTTCACTTGAAGCCCTTGCTCTCTTTGCATCTCTTGGCACACCTCTTCCTTTCTTTGGTTTACCCCTACGGTAACATGAtgattttttagcttatgcagaATACAGTCTTTACATATTTGTGGAACATATTTCAATaaacaaatcaattatttaattcaaaaaCATTAAAGAAGAGAAACAGTTGAGTGCTTACTGTCCATTTGCATAAATTGTTCCACCTTTTGATCGACCAGGACCGAAATCTGATCTCCCATCTGAGGTAACAGAaacattttatataattaatagacaaaaaaaaaaaaatgcaagccTGAAATGTTGCTTATAGGATCTCACCATCTCGTCCGGCTGCAAGCTCTTCTGcctacaataaaaaaatgaagatcaTCTCAGAATTCAGAAATAACTTTGCTGAGATGCCGACACACTTGATATATAGACCATGATTAAACAGAACTGACAACAAAAGGCTTAAATGGAGGAACCATTTCATGGGATGGGAGAGGTGTTGATATTTGTTTTACCAACATAAAACATGGATGAATCCTATAAGCTGTTATTATTGGTCAAGTATAAATAAATGACAGGACCTGGCTCTCATGTAAAACATTTAACTTTTTGACGGGAAATGTGAATATAAAACTTCTTGAATACTAAATGACCAGGGTTTCAAGTACTTCTTGTATCAAAGATCAACCACACAACAATCATTAGATATAATAACTGAGTTTAGGAGGAAGCCTATTGATGAATATCATAAACACACCGCTGGTGAGGTCACTGAGGATAACGAAAAGAGCCTATCTTCGGGCTGAAACTTTCTGGACCGCTTCAAGCtgccaagaaaaaaaaaaatagattcaccAATGTCATATAAACCATGAAGAACATG
It contains:
- the LOC123909389 gene encoding chromatin modification-related protein MEAF6-like, which produces MDSEGQKGTVNPSAMLASLLSRRAKLHDELRNIEKQVYDMETSYLQDPGQCGNVLKGFETFLSSTKNTAFLKRSRKFQPEDRLFSLSSVTSPAAEELAAGRDDGRSDFGPGRSKGGTIYANGQGKPKKGRGVPRDAKRARASSEQDFDYEDDPDLS